A window of Methylobacterium bullatum genomic DNA:
AATGGCGCCCTCGGGATCGATCCCGGCCGCAGGGCTTACCGGACGCGCATGAACTCGCGTCGCCATTACCGCCACCGTCACCACCGCTGAAGCGAATCCGGACCGGCGTTCCCGAGACAGGGAAGGCCGGCGAGCTCCTTCGCAACGCTCGCCATTGGTTTAAGAGTGTCTTTATGCAGGTGTGGCACCGTCGGTCCGGCGATACTGATGGACCATCTGCAAAATGGCAAAATGGGTTCCCCTGACGGCCCTTTTCGGCCTCGTCTGTCTGATGGTGATCCCGACACCGGGCGTCATCGGCATCCTGATCGGGAGTGCTTGCGCCTTCGCCATCATCGTCAGCGCCATCGTCATGATGATCGACCGGCTCGCCGGACGTCTCGCGCTCCGGTTGGAGCGCCGCAAGCTGCGGCGCGTGCCCAAGCGGAAGCTGGGTGTCCACGTGAACTCAGGCATCGCCAGGAAAATCTGAAAGCGGCCCTCAGCTTGGCACCCCCAGGTCTCCGCGCCCTTGACGCGCCCCTGATCCGTTGGCCGCACGGTCGGATTCCATGAGATTCAGTCGAGTCGATCGCTCTGGATCGGCACGACCAGCGCATCGGGCTCGTCCTCATCGTTCTCGATATCGGCGTCGCCATCGACTTCGTGGCCGGTGACACCCGAGACGTCGGCGAGGTTGCGGGCGGCCTTGCGCAGGAGCTTGCGCAGGCGGCGTCGCTCCTTGCCGTCGAACCCATCGAGCATCTCCGCTTCGACCTCGTCCCAGATGCGCTCGATGGCTTCCGCCTTGGCGAGGCCCGCATCGGTGAGTCGCACGCGGACGATGCGGCCATCCCCGGCCTCTGCGCGCCGCTCGACGAAGCCGAGGGCCGCAAGACGCGAGATCGTCTTCGAGGCCGTAGGCGGCCGGACCCGGAGGGTGGCGGCGAGATCGCCCATGGTCATCGTGCCGGCGACCGCCAGAGCCTGAACCACCTGTTCCTGCCCGGCGAACAGGTCGAGGGCGGCGAGACGATCCCCCACCCGAGAGCGGTGCAGCCGCGCCGCCTGGACCAGCGCCCAGCCGACGCTCTTCGAGCCGGGAGGGCGAATACGTTTGTCGGACTTGCCCATCGTCTGTTCGGTGTCCCTGCCGGCTTTGTCGGTCTTGCCTAACTCGGACTTGACCGACGATATGGCCTTGCCGGACGATACCGCCCCTCGCTCTTCAGCCAAAACCATCGCCGCCCGACTCCACACTCGCAGGAGGCCGCGTTCCCGAGCCGCCGTTTGAGATCCCGGCGAAGGGGGCGGACCATGTGCGTGCAGATGGCGTCCGGCTCGTGAAGCTGAGATGACAGTCGGCTCAAATTCGCGAGGAAACCAACGGCCGACGAAGAGATGTTCCTCCGGGCAAAGCGATCTTCGTCGGCCGAAACCAGGCCGACGACCGGTTCTGGACTGTCGCCCGGCGTCTCAGCAGGGGATCAGGCTCTGGATCTGCTGGAGGATATCTTCTCCGGTGCAGGGTCGGGAAATGAAACGGGCACCTGCGGGAATCCGCTCCGGGTCAGGCGCGGCACGGCCCGATACGATCACGATCGGCAGCGTCGGCCGTGCCTCCGATACCGCGTTGGCGAGATCGAATCCGTTGACCTTACCCGACAGTTCCACGTCCGTGATCAGCCCGCAGATATCCGTGCGGGCCTGGAGGATGCCCAGCGCCCGCTCCGCGGATGCGCATTGCACCGTCTCGTAGCCACCGTCCTCGAGGACATCCCCGAGGTCCATGATCGTCAGGGCTTCATCCTCGACGAGGAGGATCACCGGCCTGTCGTCGTCCGAGCGCGTCGTCTCATTCACCACGATGCCCACCCTTCACCGTTTGACCCAACTTGATCCAACGATAAACATCCGTTCAGGTTGCAGGGCGGGAGCGGACAGATTTTCAGGGCCCTGCCTCGGTGTCGGCCGATGTCCGAACCACATGAGCCACCGCTTCGCATAACCGGTCGAGATCGTCCGGCGCGATGGTCAGGGCCGGCGTCAGGTAGACGATGTCGC
This region includes:
- a CDS encoding putative HTH-type transcriptional regulator gives rise to the protein MVLAEERGAVSSGKAISSVKSELGKTDKAGRDTEQTMGKSDKRIRPPGSKSVGWALVQAARLHRSRVGDRLAALDLFAGQEQVVQALAVAGTMTMGDLAATLRVRPPTASKTISRLAALGFVERRAEAGDGRIVRVRLTDAGLAKAEAIERIWDEVEAEMLDGFDGKERRRLRKLLRKAARNLADVSGVTGHEVDGDADIENDEDEPDALVVPIQSDRLD
- the algB gene encoding Alginate biosynthesis transcriptional regulatory protein AlgB; this translates as MVNETTRSDDDRPVILLVEDEALTIMDLGDVLEDGGYETVQCASAERALGILQARTDICGLITDVELSGKVNGFDLANAVSEARPTLPIVIVSGRAAPDPERIPAGARFISRPCTGEDILQQIQSLIPC